One window from the genome of Cryptomeria japonica chromosome 6, Sugi_1.0, whole genome shotgun sequence encodes:
- the LOC131074808 gene encoding uncharacterized protein LOC131074808, whose protein sequence is MLLRIIYCGSVKQLQLLRHRTVATLRSFLFGDYQRLHPKSSSFLTCGKPKVQGSFRENNHDDNNLCQALIIHEEQNHVTEINGKGGGDGEVVVGSFLNHGGIRNGNNSEEKVKVNEEQSVPVVSALDRAEACVKLEKKLKEIVMEDAETFVDIEEFLYHYSRLRSPLFVNMVDRVFAEFFC, encoded by the coding sequence ATGCTACTCCGTATAATATACTGTGGGTCAGTTAAGCAGCTTCAGCTTCTGCGTCACAGAACTGTGGCAACTCTTAGAAGTTTTCTGTTTGGGGATTACCAGAGGCTTCACCCCAAGTCTTCTTCCTTTCTTACATGTGGGAAGCCCAAGGTACAGGGGAGCTTCAGAGAAAACAACCATGATGATAACAATTTATGTCAAGCTCTGATCATACATGAAGAGCAGAATCATGTTACAGAGATCAATGGTAAGGGAGGAGGAGATGGAGAAGTTGTTGTGGGCAGTTTTTTGAATCATGGGGGCATCAGAAATGGAAATAATAGTGAAGAGAAGGTCAAAGTAAATGAAGAGCAATCAGTTCCTGTTGTTTCTGCTCTTGACAGAGCAGAGGCATGTGTTAAATTGGAGAAAAAGCTTAAGGAAATTGTCATGGAGGATGCAGAAACTTTCGTGGATATTGAGGAATTTCTCTACCATTATTCTCGACTCAGGTCTCCTCTTTTTGTCAACATGGTTGACAGGGTTTTTGCAGAGTTTTTCTGTTAG